A genomic stretch from Bacillus sp. N1-1 includes:
- the fdhA gene encoding formaldehyde dehydrogenase, glutathione-independent, whose amino-acid sequence MAGNRGVVYTGSGRVEVQDISYPDLVLREGPGVPKSNAGRKCEHGVILKNIVTNICGSDQHMVRGRTTAPSGLVLGHEITGEVIEVGRDVEFIKKGDIVSVPFNVACGRCKMCKRQDTHICQNVNPERPGAAYGYVDMGGWVGGQSEYVMVPYADFQLLAFPDKEKAMEKILDLTMLSDIFPTGYHGAISAGVTTGSTVYVAGAGPVGLAAAHSAQLLGAAVVIVGDLKEERLAQARSFGCETINLKEHHDPGEQIEQILGIPEVDCAIDAVGFEAYGHGTDNEEQPAIVLNTMMDVVEAGGKMGIPGLYVTEDPGADDKDAKQGSLKVRFGLGWSKAHHFVTGQTPVMQYHRQLMMAILNGKADIAKAVNATVISLDEAPQGYNEFDSGVAKKFVIDPHGMLKR is encoded by the coding sequence ATGGCAGGTAATCGCGGTGTCGTTTATACAGGTTCAGGTCGTGTTGAAGTTCAGGATATTAGCTATCCAGATTTAGTTCTTCGTGAGGGTCCAGGTGTACCCAAAAGCAATGCTGGTCGTAAATGTGAACATGGCGTGATCTTGAAGAATATCGTGACAAACATCTGCGGAAGCGACCAGCATATGGTTCGCGGTCGCACAACAGCTCCCTCTGGTTTAGTGCTCGGTCATGAAATTACTGGTGAAGTAATCGAAGTTGGAAGAGATGTTGAGTTCATTAAGAAAGGAGATATTGTTTCCGTTCCATTCAATGTTGCTTGTGGTCGATGCAAAATGTGTAAGCGTCAGGATACCCACATTTGTCAGAACGTGAATCCCGAACGCCCCGGTGCTGCTTACGGATACGTTGATATGGGCGGCTGGGTTGGTGGTCAATCCGAATATGTGATGGTGCCTTATGCAGACTTTCAATTGCTTGCTTTTCCTGATAAAGAGAAAGCGATGGAGAAAATCCTCGACTTAACGATGCTATCGGATATTTTTCCAACCGGCTATCACGGAGCGATTAGTGCAGGAGTGACGACAGGATCAACCGTTTATGTAGCAGGTGCAGGACCAGTTGGACTTGCTGCAGCTCATTCTGCTCAGTTACTTGGTGCCGCTGTTGTGATCGTAGGCGATTTAAAAGAAGAACGTCTCGCTCAAGCACGTAGCTTCGGATGTGAAACGATTAATCTCAAAGAACACCATGATCCGGGTGAACAAATCGAACAAATTCTCGGCATACCTGAAGTGGATTGCGCGATCGATGCGGTTGGATTTGAAGCTTATGGACACGGAACTGATAATGAAGAGCAGCCGGCAATTGTGCTAAATACGATGATGGATGTTGTAGAAGCTGGAGGAAAGATGGGGATCCCAGGGTTATATGTAACGGAGGATCCTGGAGCAGATGATAAAGATGCCAAGCAAGGCTCCCTTAAAGTAAGATTTGGACTTGGCTGGTCAAAAGCCCACCATTTTGTTACAGGGCAAACACCTGTCATGCAGTATCATCGTCAATTAATGATGGCGATTTTAAATGGAAAAGCCGATATTGCAAAGGCCGTAAATGCAACCGTTATCAGTCTCGATGAAGCCCCTCAAGGGTATAATGAGTTTGATAGTGGTGTAGCGAAGAAGTTTGTGATTGACCCACATGGCATGTTGAAGAGGTAA
- a CDS encoding MoxR family ATPase, with amino-acid sequence MSSSYQFDAYHPAVQQVIENIEKVMVGKRDATELSLVALLAGSHVLLEDVPGVGKTMMVRALAKSVGAQFNRIQFTPDLLPSDLTGVSIFNQREMKFEFRKGPLLGNIILADEINRTSPKTQSALLEGMEEGNVTVDGETHVLPQPFFVMATQNPIEYEGTYPLPEAQLDRFLLKLRMGYPSPEEELEVLNRTEHAHPIDSIGTALELGELLDMQKKVKAVLVDESVKQYIIDIVSRTRNNTSIYLGASPRGSLSLMKACQAYAFMRNRDYVLPDDVKFLAPYVLSHRVILKSEAAFEGQKPEEIIKEILHRVRVPIRREEKVK; translated from the coding sequence ATGAGTTCATCGTACCAGTTTGATGCGTACCATCCAGCTGTTCAGCAAGTAATTGAGAATATTGAAAAGGTAATGGTAGGGAAGCGGGATGCAACTGAATTAAGTTTAGTGGCGTTGCTCGCTGGAAGTCATGTGCTTCTTGAAGATGTTCCGGGCGTGGGGAAAACGATGATGGTCCGTGCCTTAGCGAAGTCCGTTGGTGCTCAGTTTAACCGCATTCAGTTTACGCCAGATTTACTGCCTTCAGACTTAACGGGGGTTTCCATCTTTAATCAACGAGAAATGAAATTTGAATTTCGGAAGGGGCCTTTGTTAGGAAATATTATTCTAGCAGATGAAATCAATCGAACATCACCGAAAACACAATCAGCTCTTCTTGAAGGAATGGAGGAAGGGAATGTAACGGTTGATGGAGAGACACATGTTCTACCACAGCCTTTTTTTGTAATGGCGACGCAAAATCCAATTGAGTACGAAGGAACTTATCCACTTCCTGAAGCACAGCTTGATCGCTTTTTATTGAAGTTGCGAATGGGCTATCCTTCTCCTGAAGAAGAGCTTGAAGTGTTGAACCGGACAGAGCACGCCCATCCCATCGACTCGATTGGCACGGCACTTGAGCTTGGAGAGCTGCTTGATATGCAGAAAAAGGTGAAAGCTGTTCTTGTGGATGAATCGGTCAAACAATACATTATTGATATTGTAAGTCGAACGAGAAATAATACGTCGATCTATCTTGGGGCAAGTCCGCGTGGTTCTCTTTCGTTAATGAAAGCTTGTCAGGCGTATGCATTTATGAGAAATCGTGATTATGTCCTTCCAGATGACGTGAAATTCTTAGCGCCTTATGTCTTATCTCATCGCGTCATTCTTAAATCGGAAGCGGCTTTTGAAGGACAAAAGCCTGAGGAGATTATTAAAGAAATTCTTCACCGCGTTCGTGTACCAATTCGGAGGGAAGAGAAAGTGAAATGA
- a CDS encoding DUF58 domain-containing protein, with product MRDKLANNRVLKFLFLGLLFLLTFSYAMFQGGFVSWFLFYSFLPFGIYSLLLIFYPLQSIKMTRDISHTELTDGQELTISIRIERKSYFPLFYLVVEDVLPERLVSFAKESSSNYQKRSLALLLPMFRRNLTYRYTVKSIPRGEYQFREIRCKTGDLFGFVQHENKVVREQAIYVLPNYQEISWSPYNQQLSGTRPSPKKADLDYSTAVSVRDYVPGDKLSWIDWKATARGSKLLTKQFEQQISQDYMVFLDRETAHYGRVGSPLFEKAVRLAASVTNAALKQNAMIGLVSSGKDHSVLSINGGKAQRRRVFHHLARVQANGNTTFDTVVKREAHHFPAGTGVLMISPSLDGAFTSTLKELVARKVQVEFFFVTEHITLEQQAKINQLMQYGIKANVIAGNSFNEELKGGGKRATS from the coding sequence ATGAGGGACAAGCTTGCCAATAATAGAGTGTTAAAATTCTTGTTTTTAGGCCTCCTCTTTCTGCTTACCTTCTCCTATGCAATGTTTCAGGGAGGGTTTGTTAGTTGGTTTCTCTTCTATAGCTTTCTTCCTTTTGGTATTTATTCTCTCCTTCTCATTTTTTATCCACTGCAATCGATTAAGATGACGCGTGATATTAGTCATACCGAGTTAACGGATGGTCAGGAGTTAACAATATCGATTCGAATTGAACGAAAAAGCTACTTTCCGCTTTTTTATTTAGTAGTAGAAGACGTGTTACCGGAAAGACTTGTTTCCTTTGCGAAGGAGTCGTCGTCAAACTATCAGAAACGTTCACTAGCATTATTGCTTCCGATGTTTAGAAGGAACTTAACTTATCGCTATACCGTTAAATCGATTCCAAGGGGAGAATATCAATTCAGAGAAATTCGTTGTAAAACAGGCGATTTGTTTGGGTTTGTGCAACATGAGAATAAGGTTGTGAGAGAGCAAGCCATTTATGTTCTCCCAAACTATCAAGAGATTTCCTGGTCTCCCTATAATCAACAGCTTTCGGGAACAAGGCCATCTCCGAAAAAAGCAGATTTAGATTATTCAACTGCTGTGAGCGTGCGGGATTATGTACCAGGAGATAAACTATCGTGGATTGACTGGAAAGCAACAGCGCGGGGGTCAAAACTACTAACCAAGCAATTCGAACAGCAAATCAGTCAGGATTACATGGTCTTCCTTGATCGAGAAACGGCTCACTATGGGCGAGTTGGATCCCCTTTGTTTGAGAAGGCGGTAAGGCTTGCCGCTTCTGTAACAAATGCTGCTTTAAAGCAAAATGCGATGATTGGACTTGTTTCGTCAGGAAAGGATCACTCCGTTTTAAGCATTAATGGAGGAAAGGCTCAAAGAAGGAGAGTCTTTCATCATCTTGCACGCGTTCAAGCGAATGGAAATACAACATTTGATACGGTTGTGAAAAGGGAAGCTCATCATTTTCCAGCAGGAACAGGCGTGTTGATGATTAGTCCTTCGCTTGATGGGGCTTTTACCTCTACGTTAAAAGAACTTGTTGCCCGAAAGGTTCAAGTTGAGTTCTTCTTTGTTACCGAGCATATTACGCTAGAACAACAAGCGAAGATCAACCAGCTCATGCAGTATGGAATTAAAGCGAATGTGATTGCGGGAAATTCGTTTAATGAGGAATTAAAGGGGGGTGGGAAGCGTGCAACAAGTTAA